GTCTCGAAAAAACTCGATCGTCTCCTCGATATTGGCCAACTCATCCTGCCAATCGTCGGTCAGCGAAAACCGGGAAAGAAGCAGCAGATCGTTTCCTGCCAGCAGGGCTTCCTGGGCAATCTGTTTTGTGGGAAAACTTTGCAGCGTCGGATCGTAGTATTTGCGGATAGCAGGAGCGCCCAGCGCTTCGCTCATCACCACGCCGCCCTGGTCAACGCGCCAGTCACTGAACGGTGGACTTGCCAGGAGTTCCTGTCCGAGTTGAGGCGCCAGGCTGATGGGAGGAATGCCTTCGCTGCTGCCCTGAATAGCGGCATAACGAACGTGAGTGCTTGACAGCCCGTCGGTGGTCGTGGCGGCGTCAGAGGGGGTATCCTGCCCGTCGGCCAGAAGGGCGTCCAGCGTGCCAGGTTTGACGGCAGCAGCAAATGGGACCAATTCCACCGAGGCCAGTTCCCCGGCCGATTTCTGGATGGTCGCAACTTCATCTTCGGGAAGACGGTCGCTGCTTCCCTGGCCGGGAAAATGGTTTGCCACGGTGGCGATTCGGCCATCAGACCCTTGATGGATCCCGCCGATATAGGCCCGGGAGAGGCGACCCACCCAGTATGGACTTCCGCCAAAAGATCGCACGCCAAGGCTTGTTTGGTCAGGCCGCGGCCGGTCGAGGATGTCCAGGGAAGGACCGGACAGAAGGTTGATTCCGATGTCAGCCAACTCTTGTCCCACGATGCGACCAACAGTAGCCACCGCATCGGTGCTCCATGTGGCGCCAAGAGCCATGTTGCTGGGCAGAGGTGTCATGCCGCCGGTCAGCTGAGAATAGGGGAAACCATCCCCCTCTTGTTCGATGCCAATCAAAAGCGGAAGGGTGACGCCGCGATTTGGCGGCACCGGCAGTCTGCGCACCTCACGATTTTTTGGCACAATCGCGTCCTCAGCAGGTAGATCGCCGTCGAAGGCCAGGGCTTGAAGCTGGTTGGTTAGCCGGACCAACTGGTCGGGGATGTTGGCGGGGCTGCCATCGGGCTCCAGATTGTGAAAGTTGCCGTTGTCCGACCGGAGCAGAACGCCACCGACACGGTATTGCCTGATCAACGTCGCGATATCGGCCGCGGGGGTAACCTCGTCGCCCTCGAAGGTGACGACAAAAAGCTGTCCAATTCGGTCGTCGACCGACATGGCTTCGAGAATGGGATCGACATCGATCGGTTCCTGATGGGCAGCGACACGATCTGCGGGCAAGAATCCAGCCACGACAGCGGAAAGGAGCAGGATGCTGATAAGCCGGCTTGCCAGCCAGTTGCGACCAGAGCGCGATGGATGATGATGGGTCATCATTGCTAGTATACTTGGCGGGGGAATTGTCGTCAAACTGGCAAAAACGGCTGGAATCGCGCTGGAAATCCTTATGCAACCAACTTCCAAACACTTTGCGTATGGCTTTCTGCAAATCGGGAATCCCTGGTCTCGGCTTTGGACAATCAGCACGACCGATGTATAATAAGGCGTTGCGAACCCATGTTCTGTTTACGACCTCCCGGGAGCGATGAATCGGTGCCGGAATTCCAGTTAGTTTCAGAGTTCAAACCAATGGGCGACCAGCCGGAAGCGATACGCCGGTTGCTTGCCGGCATCGACGCGAACTACAAGCATCAGACCCTGCTGGGCGCAACCGGCACGGGAAAAACCTTCGTGATGGCTTCGGTAATCGAGGCGATTCAGCGACCTGCATTGATCCTGGCCCACAACAAGACGCTGGCAGCTCAGTTGTATGCCGAGTTTCGGGAGTTCTTCCCGCATAACGCAGTGGAATACTTCGTCAGCTACTACGATTACTACCAGCCAGAGGCCTACATCCCCAGAACGGACACTTTCATCGAGAAGGATGCTAGCATCAACGACGAGATCGACCGCCTTCGTCTGGCTGCCACCGCATCCCTGTTTTCCCGCCGCGATGTGGTCATCGTAGCCTCCGTGTCGGCGATCTATGGCCTTGGCAGCCCACAGGATTATGGACGGGAGGTCGTTCATCTTGGCGTTGGGGAGACGATTCGACGAAATCTCATCCTGCGGCGACTGGTGGATATTTATTACGACCGAAACGACGTGGCGCTGCAGCGAGGAAAGTTCCGGGTCAGGGGCGATACACTGGAGATCCAGCCGGCCTATGGCCAGACCGCCTATCGGATCGAACTATGGGGTGATGAAGTCGAACGCATCAAGGAGATCGATACCCTGACTGGCGAGGTGCTGGCCGAGCATTCAGAGATCGACATTTTCCCGGCAAAACATTTCGTGACTCCTGCCGATAAACTGGCGGAAGCTGTGGGCAAGATCGAGGATGAACTGGAGGAACGGATCGCCTGGTTCAAGGAGAACGATCTGCTTCTGGAGGCCCAACGAATCGAACAGCGTACCCGCTACGATCTGGAGATGATGCGCGAGGTGGGTTACTGCTCGGGAATCGAGAACTACAGCCAGCCTCTGAGCGGACGTCCTCCCGGGTCTCAGCCCTGGACGCTGCTTGATTATTTTCCTGCTGATTGGCTCTGCATCGTCGATGAAAGCCACATGACCATTCCCCAGATCCGGGGCATGTTTCGCGGCGACCGGTCGCGCAAACAGGTCCTGGTCGATTTTGGATTCAGGTTGCCATCGGCGTTGGATAACCGGCCGTTGCAGTTCGACGAGTTCGAGACGATGGTAAACCAGGTGGTCTACACGAGCGCGACGCCCGGCCCTTACGAGCGCGAGGTGTCAAGTCAGGTGGTGGACCAGGTCATTCGCCCGACAGGATTGCTGGACCCTGTGGTGGAGATCAGGCCTGTTAGTGGCCAGGTTGACGATCTGGTAGGCGAGATTCGCCAGCGTCTGAGCAAAGGGCAGCGGGTTCTTGTCACTACATTGACAAAGCGCATGGCCGAGGATTTGGCGGACTACCTGGCTGATCTGGGAATCAGGGTTCATTATCTCCACAGCGAGATCCATACGCTCGAGCGGGTGGAAATACTGCGCGACCTGCGGCTCGGCGTCTATGACGTGGTTGTCGGGATAAACCTGTTGCGAGAGGGGCTTGATCTGCCCGAGGTGAGCCTTGTCGCTATTTTGGATGCCGATAAAGAGGGTTTTCTGCGATCAGAGTCCGCTCTCATTCAGAACATGGGGCGCGCCGCTCGCCATGTCGAAGGCAAAGCGTTGCTGTATGCCGATCGCATCACCGATAGCATGCGGCGCGCTATCGAGGAAACCGACCGGCGCCGTGAAAAGCAGCGGCAATACAACGAGCAACATGGAATCGAACCGGCGAGCATCGTGAAGTCTATTCGCGACCTGACGCAGCGGCTGCAGCTTAGCGTTGCAGAGCAGAGCGAAGACTACGAGGTTGAAGTGGGCGAGGATGGCCGCGTGGCACAGCCTCTGAACGCCCTGCCCAGGGGTGAACGGGTCAGGATTATCCGCGACCTGGAAGGGGAAATGCACCAGGCTGCTGAAGATCTTCGGTTCGAAGAAGCGGCAGCTCTCCGAGATCAAATTATCGAACTCAAACGCAGTCTGCAGGAGGATTCCGGTCTGCCGGCCTGGAAACGGGATACTCTGGTCGAAATCGAGGAACAGGTTGATTACGCGATCAGCCGGGATCCAGCTTAATGGGTGTGGTGAGAAAGAGTTGACAATGAAATGGCCTCGCTTCCCGCTAATTTACGAAATCAACACGTGGGTGTGGCTTGACGCGCTCAGCCGGCAGGCTGGAGAGCGTTACTCCCTGGCTGATGTGCCCCAGAGCGAGCTGGAACGCCTGGCTGGCCTGGGGCTTGATGGCATCTGGCTCATGGGTGTTTGGCAGCGAAGTCCCGCCGGGCGCCAGGTTGCCCTTCACCACCCTGGGCTGCAGGAGGAATACCACCGGGCATTGCCCGATTTTTCCGATGAGGACGTTGTAGGATCACCTTATGCCGTTCTGGGCTATCGAGTGGATCCTGAGCTGGGTGGTGATGAGGCGCTGGCCTGCCTGCGCCAGCGGCTGTCAGATCTGGGCCTGCGATTGATTCTGGACTTTGTGCCCAATCATGTGGCCGTCGATCACAGGTGGACCACGGATCACCCGGAGCGTCTCCTGCAAGGTGGCCCCGATAACCTGGTCCGTGAGCCCGGCAATTACTTTGAGGTATCGGCTGACGGCACGTGGC
The Chloroflexota bacterium DNA segment above includes these coding regions:
- the uvrB gene encoding excinuclease ABC subunit UvrB; translation: MFCLRPPGSDESVPEFQLVSEFKPMGDQPEAIRRLLAGIDANYKHQTLLGATGTGKTFVMASVIEAIQRPALILAHNKTLAAQLYAEFREFFPHNAVEYFVSYYDYYQPEAYIPRTDTFIEKDASINDEIDRLRLAATASLFSRRDVVIVASVSAIYGLGSPQDYGREVVHLGVGETIRRNLILRRLVDIYYDRNDVALQRGKFRVRGDTLEIQPAYGQTAYRIELWGDEVERIKEIDTLTGEVLAEHSEIDIFPAKHFVTPADKLAEAVGKIEDELEERIAWFKENDLLLEAQRIEQRTRYDLEMMREVGYCSGIENYSQPLSGRPPGSQPWTLLDYFPADWLCIVDESHMTIPQIRGMFRGDRSRKQVLVDFGFRLPSALDNRPLQFDEFETMVNQVVYTSATPGPYEREVSSQVVDQVIRPTGLLDPVVEIRPVSGQVDDLVGEIRQRLSKGQRVLVTTLTKRMAEDLADYLADLGIRVHYLHSEIHTLERVEILRDLRLGVYDVVVGINLLREGLDLPEVSLVAILDADKEGFLRSESALIQNMGRAARHVEGKALLYADRITDSMRRAIEETDRRREKQRQYNEQHGIEPASIVKSIRDLTQRLQLSVAEQSEDYEVEVGEDGRVAQPLNALPRGERVRIIRDLEGEMHQAAEDLRFEEAAALRDQIIELKRSLQEDSGLPAWKRDTLVEIEEQVDYAISRDPA